The proteins below are encoded in one region of Oryzias melastigma strain HK-1 linkage group LG7, ASM292280v2, whole genome shotgun sequence:
- the ddost gene encoding dolichyl-diphosphooligosaccharide--protein glycosyltransferase 48 kDa subunit, producing MAALTAVTQTRPGSMLTPKRIRTMAERRFGSVSPKLALLLWLASMLPRAEADGKTLVLLDNLNIRDTHSVFFRSLADRGFDLTFKTADDPSLSLIKYGQFLYDHLILFSPSVEDFGGSINVETITSFIDGGGNVLVAASSDIGDPLRELGSECGIEFDEERTAVIDHHNYDVSDPGEHTLIVADPQNMLKAPTIVGKPTDKPVLFKGVGMVADPDNPLVLDILTGSSTSYSYFPDRAISQYPHAVGKNTLLIAGLQARNNARVVFSGSLDFFSDAFFNSAVQKAMPGSPRHEQTGNMELAVALSRWVFKEAGVLRVGAVSHHRVGETTPPTAYTITDLVEYSIVIEMLSEGRWVPFDGDDIQLEFVRIDPFVRTFLQRNGGKYSVQFKLPDVYGVFQFKVDYNRLGYTHLYSSTQVSVRPLQHTQYERFIPSAFPYYASAFSMMAGLFVFSVVFLHMKEKEKTD from the exons ATGGCGGCGCTGACAGCAGTCACACAGACCCGGCCCGGTTCTATGTTAACCCCGAAACGGATCCGCACGATGGCGGAGAGGCGCTTCGGTTCCGTCAGCCCTAAGCTCGCCCTGCTGTTGTGGTTGGCGTCCATGCTGCCGCGCGCTGAGGCTGACGGGAAAACGCTGGTGCTACTGGACAACCTGAACATCAGAGACACTCATTCGGTCTTCTTTCGCAGTCTGGCCG ATCGAGGCTTTGACCTGACCTTTAAGACCGCGGACGACCCCTCCCTGTCTCTGATCAAATACGGGCAGTTCCTGTACGATCACCTGATCCTGTTCTCTCCATCAGTGGAAG ATTTTGGTGGAAGCATCAACGTGGAGACCATCACATCTTTCATCGATGGGGGTGGCAATGTTCTAGTGGCTGCCAGTTCAGACATCG GTGACCCTCTGCGGGAGCTGGGCAGCGAGTGTGGCATCGAGTTTGATGAGGAGAGGACGGCTGTCATCGACCATCACAACTACGACGTGTCGGATCCtggagag CACACCCTGATCGTGGCTGACCCTCAGAACATGCTGAAGGCCCCCACCATTGTCGGGAAGCCTACAGATAAACCCGTCTTATTTAAGGGTGTGGG CATGGTGGCTGACCCAGACAACCCACTGGTCCTTGACATCCTCACTGGCTCTTCCACTTCCTACTCCTACTTCCCTGACAGAGCCATCTCCCAG TACCCCCACGCCGTGGGCAAGAACACGCTGCTGATCGCCGGCCTTCAGGCCCGGAACAACGCCCGGGTGGTTTTCAGCGGCTCCCTGGACTTCTTCAGTGACGCCTTCTTCAACTCCGCGGTGCAGAAAGCCATGCCGGGTTCTCCCAG GCACGAGCAGACGGGGAACATGGAGTTGGCTGTGGCTCTTTCCCGTTGGGTGTTCAAAGAGGCGGGGGTCCTCCGAGTGGGAGCTGTGAGCCACCATCGCGTTGGAGAGACCACGCCCCCCACCGCGTACACCATTACAGACCTTGTG GAGTACAGCATCGTCATTGAAATGCTGTCTGAGGGCCGCTGGGTCCCTTTTGACGGCGACGACATCCAGCTGGAGTTTGTGAGGATCGATCCGTTCGTCAGAACTTTCCTCCAGAGAAACG GAGGTAAATACAGCGTCCAGTTCAAGCTGCCCGACGTCTACGGAGTCTTTCAGTTCAAAGTGGATTACAACCGGCTGGGATACACCCACCTGTACTCCTCCACCCAG GTGTCAGTGCGCCCCCTACAGCACACTCAGTACGAGCGCTTCATCCCCTCGGCCTTCCCGTACTACGCCAGTGCCTTCTCCATGATGGCCGGACTCTTCGTCTTCAGCGTGGTTTTCCTGCACatgaaggagaaggagaagacGGACTAG